One window of the Corynebacterium glutamicum ATCC 13032 genome contains the following:
- a CDS encoding shikimate 5-dehydrogenase: MVNYVDRETTLCISLAARPSNHGVRFHNWLYAELGLNYLYKAVAPADITAAVAGIRGLNIRGAGVSMPYKSDVIPLIDELHPSAERIRSVNTIVNNDGHLVGYNTDYTAVYHLLEEHRVNPNARVAIKGSGGMANAVVAALAEYGLSGTVVARNHTTGSALASRYGWEYSATVPEDAKILVNVTPMGMNGPDQDVVSFGEDEVDRADVIFDCVAFPVETPLIKLAKEKGKQTIDGGEVAALQAAEQFHLYTGVLPTNDQIIAAEEFSK; encoded by the coding sequence ATGGTCAACTACGTCGACAGGGAAACAACCCTGTGCATCTCTCTCGCTGCTCGTCCATCCAACCATGGTGTTCGTTTCCACAACTGGCTTTACGCTGAACTTGGATTGAACTACCTGTACAAGGCTGTTGCCCCAGCAGATATCACCGCTGCAGTCGCAGGTATCCGTGGTCTGAACATTCGCGGCGCAGGTGTCTCCATGCCATACAAGAGCGATGTCATCCCACTCATCGATGAGTTGCATCCTTCCGCAGAGCGCATACGTTCTGTTAACACCATCGTCAACAATGACGGACACCTTGTCGGATACAACACCGACTACACTGCGGTGTACCACCTCCTTGAAGAACACCGCGTGAACCCCAATGCACGAGTAGCTATCAAGGGATCCGGCGGCATGGCCAATGCTGTTGTTGCAGCTCTTGCTGAGTATGGTCTGAGTGGCACCGTCGTTGCCCGCAACCACACCACCGGTTCTGCGCTAGCTTCCCGTTACGGTTGGGAATACTCCGCAACTGTTCCGGAAGACGCAAAAATTTTGGTTAATGTAACCCCAATGGGAATGAATGGACCTGACCAAGACGTTGTATCTTTTGGTGAGGATGAAGTAGACCGAGCCGACGTAATCTTTGACTGCGTAGCATTCCCCGTCGAGACCCCACTGATTAAGTTGGCCAAGGAAAAGGGTAAGCAAACCATCGACGGCGGAGAAGTTGCCGCTCTTCAGGCAGCAGAGCAGTTCCACCTCTACACCGGAGTTCTTCCAACCAACGACCAGATCATTGCTGCGGAGGAGTTCTCCAAGTAA
- a CDS encoding DHA2 family efflux MFS transporter permease subunit, translated as MTPIVESRAWKALGALSVGLFLTLLDQSLVAVALPKIQEDLGASLNQAVWVSAVYLLTFAVPLLITGRLGDRYGQRNIYLAGMAVFTLAALACVFAPSIEWLIAARAVQGLGGSLLNPQPLSIIHKIFAHDRRGAATGVWSAVASSAGLFGPVIGGVLVGWISWRAVFLVYVPLGLISLFMVARYVPKLPTGTSKIDWLSGAVSLVAVLGVVLALQQGPELGWGTLIWVSLAVGIAAAVLFIWMQTRSKAPLMPLRIFKTRNFAIGAFSIFSLGFTVYSVNLPIMLYLQTAQGMSSQLAGLMLVPMGIISVVMSPVIGRLVDRLAPGMISKIGFGALIFSMALMAVFMIANLSPWWLLIPIILFGSSNAMSFAPNSVIALRDVPQDLVGSASGFYNTSRQVGAVLGAATLGAVMQIGVGTVSFGVAMGAAILVTLVPLIFGFLAVTQFR; from the coding sequence ATGACGCCAATTGTGGAGTCCAGGGCGTGGAAAGCTCTGGGCGCTTTAAGTGTTGGGCTGTTTCTCACACTGCTTGACCAATCGTTGGTGGCTGTCGCGCTGCCAAAGATTCAAGAGGATTTGGGTGCGAGCCTGAACCAAGCGGTGTGGGTGTCAGCGGTTTATTTGCTCACTTTTGCGGTGCCACTGTTGATTACTGGGCGCTTGGGTGATCGTTATGGACAGCGAAATATTTATCTTGCCGGCATGGCTGTGTTTACCCTCGCGGCGTTGGCCTGTGTATTTGCACCAAGCATCGAATGGTTGATTGCTGCTCGCGCGGTGCAGGGCCTGGGCGGATCTCTTCTTAATCCGCAGCCCCTGAGCATCATTCACAAGATTTTCGCGCATGATCGTAGGGGAGCCGCCACCGGGGTGTGGAGTGCTGTTGCCTCATCAGCTGGACTTTTCGGGCCAGTTATCGGTGGTGTTCTGGTGGGGTGGATCAGCTGGCGTGCTGTGTTCTTGGTTTATGTGCCGCTCGGATTGATCTCCCTATTTATGGTGGCGCGTTATGTGCCTAAACTTCCCACGGGAACCTCGAAGATCGATTGGCTCTCGGGTGCGGTCTCACTTGTTGCTGTACTTGGTGTGGTTCTTGCCTTGCAGCAGGGGCCAGAACTTGGGTGGGGAACACTGATTTGGGTGTCCCTTGCCGTTGGTATTGCTGCAGCTGTGCTCTTTATATGGATGCAAACAAGATCCAAGGCGCCACTGATGCCGTTGAGGATTTTCAAGACGCGCAACTTCGCGATCGGTGCATTTTCGATCTTCAGCCTGGGCTTTACGGTGTATTCCGTTAATTTGCCCATCATGTTGTATCTGCAAACGGCTCAGGGAATGTCGTCGCAGTTGGCCGGTTTGATGTTGGTTCCGATGGGCATCATCTCTGTGGTGATGTCACCAGTAATTGGACGATTGGTGGATCGCCTGGCACCAGGAATGATCTCCAAGATCGGATTCGGCGCGCTGATTTTCTCGATGGCGTTGATGGCTGTCTTTATGATCGCCAACCTATCGCCGTGGTGGCTACTCATCCCGATTATTTTGTTCGGTAGCTCCAACGCGATGAGTTTTGCACCGAACTCTGTGATTGCTCTGCGTGATGTTCCGCAGGATTTAGTGGGCTCTGCTTCTGGTTTTTACAACACCTCACGCCAGGTGGGCGCTGTTTTGGGCGCCGCTACCTTGGGCGCTGTGATGCAAATAGGAGTGGGCACGGTGTCCTTCGGTGTTGCCATGGGTGCGGCAATCCTGGTGACACTCGTGCCCTTAATCTTTGGGTTCCTAGCGGTAACCCAATTTAGATAG
- a CDS encoding ABC transporter ATP-binding protein, which translates to MKTEQSQKAQLAPKKAPEKPQRIRQLISVAWQRPWLTSFTVISALAATLFELTLPLLTGGAIDIALGNTGDTLTTDLLDRFTPSGLSVLTSVIALIVLLALLRYASQFGRRYTAGKLSMGVQHDVRLKTMRSLQNLDGPGQDSIRTGQVVSRSISDINMVQSLVAMLPMLIGNVVKLVLTLVIMLAISPPLTIIAAVLVPLLLWAVAYSRKALFASTWSAQQKAADLTTHVEETVTGIRVVKAFAQEDRETDKLDLTARELFAQRMRTARLTAKFIPMVEQLPQLALVVNIVGGGYLAMTGHITVGTFVAFSSYLTSLSAVARSLSGMLMRVQLALSSVERIFEVIDLQPERTDPAHPLSLPDTPLGLSFNNVDFRGILNGFELGVQAGETVVLVGPPGSGKTMAVQLAGNFYQPDSGHIAFDSNGHRTRFDDLTHSDIRRNLIAVFDEPFLYSSSIRENISMGLDVSDEQIEHAARLAQAHDFIDRLPNKYEEVIGERGLTLSGGQRQRIALARAFLAHPKVLVLDDATSAIDASTEDRIFQALREELHDVTILIIAHRHSTLELGDRVGLVEDGRVTALGPLSEMRDHARFSHLMALDFQDSHDPEFTLDNGSLPSQEQLWPEVSTEKQYKILAPAPGRGRGMSMPATPELLAQIEALPAATEETRVDAGRLRTSTSGFKLLSLFKQVRWLVVAVIALLLVGVAADLAFPTLMRAAIDNGVQAQSTSTLWWIAIAGSVVVLLSWAAAAINTIITARTGERLLYGLRLRSFVHLLRLSMSYFERTMSGRIMTRMTTDIDNLSSFLQSGLAQTVVSVGTLIGVVTMLAITDAQLALVALSVVPIIIVLTLIFRRISSRLYTASREQASQVNAVFHESIAGLRTAQMHRMEDQVFDNYAGEAEEFRRLRVKSQTAIAIYFPGLGALSEIAQALVLGFGALQVTRGDISTGVLVAFVLYMGLMFGPIQQLSQIFDSYQQAAVGFRRITELLATQPSVPDLGTNRHARQAATQPLLLDDVTFGYSDDPILDNVTVQIEPGTTVAVVGPTGAGKSTVVKLLSRLYDPNEGAVKAGEIDIKDFPTADWRRTIGTVPQEAHLFSGSIADNIGYGCREASTSKIEAAARRVGALNAIAAIPDGFNHQVGERGRNLSSGQRQLIALARAELIEPSIMLLDEATSTLDPATEAVILNASDRVTKGRTSIIVAHRLATAKRADRILVVEQGRIIEDGSHDALLSANGTYARMWHLMA; encoded by the coding sequence ATGAAAACTGAGCAATCCCAAAAAGCACAATTAGCCCCTAAGAAAGCACCTGAAAAGCCACAACGCATCCGCCAACTTATTTCCGTGGCGTGGCAGCGACCTTGGCTCACCTCATTCACCGTAATCAGCGCTTTAGCTGCAACGTTGTTTGAACTTACACTTCCTCTTTTGACCGGTGGCGCCATCGATATCGCGCTCGGAAATACCGGAGATACTTTAACCACTGACCTGCTGGACCGGTTCACTCCGAGTGGATTAAGCGTGTTGACCAGCGTCATTGCCCTTATCGTGCTTCTCGCGTTGCTTCGCTATGCCAGTCAATTTGGACGGCGATACACCGCAGGCAAGCTCAGCATGGGGGTACAGCATGATGTCCGGCTTAAAACGATGCGCTCATTGCAGAACCTCGATGGGCCAGGTCAGGACTCTATTCGCACAGGCCAAGTAGTCAGTCGGTCCATTTCGGATATCAACATGGTGCAAAGCCTTGTGGCGATGTTGCCGATGTTGATCGGAAATGTGGTCAAGCTTGTGCTCACTTTGGTGATCATGCTGGCTATTTCCCCGCCGCTGACCATCATCGCTGCAGTGTTGGTGCCTTTGCTGTTGTGGGCCGTGGCCTATTCGCGAAAAGCGCTTTTTGCGTCCACGTGGTCGGCCCAGCAAAAGGCTGCGGATCTGACCACTCATGTGGAAGAAACTGTCACGGGTATCCGCGTGGTCAAGGCATTTGCGCAGGAAGACCGCGAGACCGACAAATTGGATCTCACCGCACGTGAGTTATTTGCCCAGCGCATGCGCACTGCACGTCTGACGGCAAAGTTCATCCCCATGGTTGAGCAGCTTCCGCAGCTTGCTTTGGTGGTCAACATTGTTGGCGGTGGCTATTTGGCCATGACTGGTCACATCACGGTGGGCACGTTTGTGGCGTTTTCTTCCTATCTCACTAGCTTGTCGGCGGTGGCTAGGTCCCTGTCGGGCATGCTCATGCGCGTGCAGTTGGCGCTGTCTTCTGTGGAGCGCATCTTTGAAGTCATTGATCTTCAGCCTGAACGCACCGATCCTGCACACCCCCTGTCACTTCCCGACACTCCCCTGGGTCTGTCGTTCAACAACGTAGATTTCCGTGGGATTCTCAACGGTTTTGAGCTGGGTGTTCAGGCCGGTGAAACCGTTGTGTTGGTGGGCCCTCCAGGTTCAGGCAAGACCATGGCTGTGCAGCTTGCTGGAAACTTTTATCAACCAGACAGCGGCCACATCGCCTTTGATAGCAACGGCCATCGCACTCGCTTCGACGACCTCACCCACAGCGATATCCGCAGGAATCTCATCGCGGTTTTTGATGAGCCGTTCTTGTACTCCTCCTCCATCCGCGAGAACATCTCGATGGGTTTGGATGTCAGTGATGAGCAGATCGAACACGCAGCCAGGCTTGCCCAGGCTCATGATTTTATCGATCGCCTTCCAAACAAATACGAGGAAGTCATTGGCGAACGCGGCCTGACGCTTTCTGGTGGTCAACGCCAACGCATCGCCCTCGCACGGGCTTTCCTGGCGCATCCCAAAGTGTTGGTGCTTGATGATGCCACCTCTGCCATTGATGCCTCCACTGAGGACCGCATTTTCCAGGCCTTGCGCGAAGAACTGCACGATGTCACCATTTTGATCATCGCGCACCGCCACTCCACTTTGGAGCTCGGCGATCGGGTTGGTCTGGTCGAAGATGGACGGGTAACAGCACTGGGACCGTTGAGTGAGATGCGTGATCACGCTCGTTTCTCGCATCTGATGGCTCTTGATTTCCAGGATTCTCACGATCCGGAATTCACCCTCGACAACGGTTCACTACCCAGCCAAGAGCAATTGTGGCCGGAGGTCTCCACAGAAAAGCAGTACAAGATTCTTGCGCCTGCCCCTGGTCGAGGCCGTGGCATGTCCATGCCAGCAACCCCTGAGCTGCTCGCCCAGATTGAGGCGCTGCCAGCAGCAACGGAAGAAACACGAGTTGATGCCGGGAGGCTACGCACCAGTACCTCCGGTTTCAAATTGCTCAGTTTATTCAAGCAGGTCCGTTGGCTCGTCGTCGCGGTCATCGCGTTGTTGCTGGTGGGCGTAGCCGCCGATCTAGCATTTCCAACACTGATGCGCGCAGCCATCGACAACGGTGTGCAAGCACAAAGCACCTCCACGTTGTGGTGGATCGCCATCGCAGGCAGCGTAGTAGTCCTTCTGTCCTGGGCCGCCGCCGCGATCAACACGATTATCACGGCACGCACCGGTGAACGGCTGCTTTACGGCTTGCGTCTGCGCTCATTTGTGCATCTATTGCGCCTGTCCATGAGCTATTTCGAACGCACCATGTCCGGCCGCATCATGACGCGCATGACCACCGACATCGACAACCTCTCGTCCTTCCTCCAATCAGGTCTGGCGCAAACAGTTGTCTCTGTGGGCACGCTCATCGGTGTGGTCACCATGCTCGCCATCACCGACGCACAACTAGCACTCGTTGCGCTGTCCGTGGTGCCGATCATCATCGTGCTCACTCTCATTTTCCGACGCATCAGCTCCAGGCTGTACACCGCTTCACGCGAGCAAGCCAGCCAGGTCAACGCGGTATTCCACGAGTCCATCGCCGGTTTACGCACCGCGCAGATGCACCGCATGGAAGACCAAGTCTTTGACAATTATGCGGGCGAAGCAGAGGAATTCCGACGCCTGCGTGTGAAATCCCAGACGGCCATCGCCATCTACTTCCCCGGCCTTGGCGCGCTCTCTGAAATCGCCCAGGCACTCGTCCTCGGTTTCGGCGCACTGCAAGTAACGCGCGGCGACATCTCCACCGGCGTACTCGTGGCATTCGTGCTGTACATGGGCCTGATGTTCGGCCCCATCCAACAACTAAGCCAAATCTTCGACTCCTACCAACAAGCCGCCGTCGGCTTCCGTCGCATCACCGAACTGCTCGCAACGCAGCCCAGCGTCCCAGATCTGGGCACCAACAGGCACGCTAGGCAGGCTGCCACGCAGCCTTTATTGCTTGACGACGTCACCTTCGGCTATTCAGACGATCCGATCCTAGACAACGTCACCGTCCAGATCGAACCGGGAACCACCGTCGCTGTGGTGGGACCAACCGGCGCTGGAAAATCCACCGTGGTGAAACTCCTTTCCCGCCTCTACGACCCCAATGAAGGTGCCGTGAAAGCTGGCGAGATCGATATCAAGGACTTCCCCACCGCTGATTGGCGCCGCACAATCGGTACCGTGCCACAAGAAGCACACTTGTTTAGTGGAAGCATCGCCGACAACATTGGCTACGGATGCAGGGAGGCGTCGACAAGCAAAATCGAAGCGGCAGCACGCCGCGTCGGAGCCTTAAACGCCATCGCCGCCATCCCTGATGGTTTCAACCATCAAGTCGGTGAACGCGGGCGCAACCTGTCATCCGGACAGCGCCAACTGATCGCGCTGGCGCGCGCCGAACTTATCGAGCCTTCCATCATGCTTCTCGACGAAGCCACCTCCACCCTCGACCCCGCCACCGAAGCCGTTATCCTCAACGCCTCCGATCGAGTCACTAAGGGACGCACCAGCATCATCGTCGCGCACCGCTTGGCAACCGCTAAAAGGGCCGACCGTATTCTTGTTGTTGAACAAGGACGTATCATTGAGGACGGATCTCACGACGCGTTGTTGTCTGCTAACGGCACCTACGCCCGCATGTGGCATTTAATGGCCTGA
- a CDS encoding (2Fe-2S)-binding protein, which yields MSIWKRLLVQYPRFADTLTAGQPITLEELATPEVILEAVAKGQEIFGIEQPKHAAQLWFHSLCTAIVGPAVTAMVEFDVIPSLDIRRGQLHNIDGYWFGFRPEEMLVDASLHLSGTQFGESIRVVIDALCAATDLRPAPLWAVASDALGIAASGAGVEAFEEEHAREVAEALIEGMNSVNSVPSPRFNDDDYFIRAGCCMIFHSPRADFCTSCPQKR from the coding sequence ATGAGCATCTGGAAACGTCTGTTAGTGCAGTACCCGCGCTTCGCCGACACCCTCACAGCCGGCCAACCCATCACGCTCGAGGAATTAGCAACCCCGGAAGTGATCTTGGAAGCTGTTGCCAAAGGCCAAGAAATTTTCGGCATTGAGCAGCCAAAACATGCAGCACAACTCTGGTTTCACTCCCTGTGCACCGCAATTGTCGGCCCCGCCGTCACCGCCATGGTGGAATTCGATGTCATCCCCAGCCTCGACATACGTCGAGGTCAGCTGCATAACATCGACGGTTACTGGTTCGGCTTCAGGCCGGAGGAGATGCTTGTCGACGCCTCCCTCCACCTGTCGGGCACCCAATTCGGCGAGAGTATCCGCGTGGTGATTGATGCATTATGCGCTGCCACGGATCTGCGACCGGCACCCCTGTGGGCGGTTGCCTCAGATGCGTTGGGAATCGCAGCTAGCGGCGCAGGTGTCGAGGCCTTTGAAGAAGAACATGCCCGCGAGGTGGCGGAAGCCCTCATTGAAGGAATGAATAGTGTGAACTCAGTTCCATCGCCGCGGTTTAACGACGACGATTATTTCATTCGAGCTGGATGCTGCATGATTTTCCACTCACCACGAGCTGATTTTTGCACGTCGTGCCCACAGAAGAGGTGA
- a CDS encoding carboxylesterase/lipase family protein has protein sequence MANSAAGSVLADEMVVPTSTGFVKGVKGPGLKTWRGIPYGRNTGGKYRFRAPRPAKKWDGVRDCSMFGEVASQPTYSWTDKIRGSEDCLNLDVVRPDSEEKLPVVVYLHGGSFIMGSSSEKALRGYNLVTNMNVVYVSVNFRLGALGYLDLRSVGEDCVANPALHDQLLALQWVSRNIEAFGGDPDNVTLMGESAGAAAVVALMCVPAAGGLFHRAIAQSAPVISVHSSTQAKFWARELIYRMALPRETTLDELRQESADDLVRAGQSMMWRSGELLQLNSCYGPTVDGSLLPEHPLTMFEQGRQHRIPFMIGTNNGETSFSKAFYLRSSARRRSALRMLSVYDPHNAERVVSAYGGGEARTDFSELLADALFWAPSVRLAQSHASQDEDTWMYRFDYAPQSMRKLGLGAIHSFELNAVFGDHESSRSMNLAKIAGGMDHLDKVTELVQEHWKQFIYFGRPGEEWKAYRGRSDTEPGRATFVIDINSRIAWDPRQDKRTAWENYDMLEWGTGRPDLANELDFIEPEETEEEQQLKWLSLMQFFGSR, from the coding sequence ATGGCTAACAGTGCAGCGGGTTCGGTGTTGGCGGATGAGATGGTGGTTCCCACCTCAACAGGGTTTGTTAAAGGCGTCAAAGGACCAGGGCTTAAAACCTGGAGGGGAATTCCCTACGGCCGAAACACTGGCGGAAAATATCGCTTCCGGGCACCCCGGCCCGCCAAGAAATGGGACGGCGTGCGCGATTGCTCAATGTTCGGTGAAGTAGCTTCTCAGCCAACGTACTCCTGGACAGATAAGATTCGCGGTTCAGAAGACTGCCTTAACCTCGATGTCGTGCGGCCTGATTCCGAAGAAAAGCTTCCTGTTGTGGTGTATCTCCACGGCGGTTCCTTCATCATGGGCTCATCAAGCGAAAAAGCGCTGCGCGGATATAACCTCGTCACAAACATGAATGTGGTCTACGTGTCCGTTAATTTCCGCCTCGGCGCTTTGGGCTATCTAGATCTGCGTTCCGTGGGGGAGGATTGCGTAGCCAACCCCGCGCTCCACGATCAGCTCCTGGCCCTGCAGTGGGTCAGCCGTAATATCGAAGCATTCGGTGGGGATCCTGACAACGTCACCCTCATGGGCGAATCCGCGGGCGCTGCAGCAGTGGTTGCACTCATGTGTGTGCCCGCTGCAGGAGGACTATTCCACCGCGCCATCGCCCAATCCGCGCCGGTCATCTCTGTGCACTCATCTACCCAAGCAAAATTCTGGGCACGTGAACTGATCTACCGCATGGCATTGCCCAGGGAAACCACCTTGGATGAACTGCGCCAAGAATCCGCCGATGATCTAGTGCGCGCCGGGCAGTCGATGATGTGGCGCTCCGGCGAACTGCTCCAACTCAACTCTTGTTACGGGCCCACGGTGGATGGTTCCTTGCTACCTGAGCACCCGCTCACCATGTTTGAACAGGGAAGACAACACCGCATTCCCTTCATGATCGGTACTAATAACGGAGAAACTTCTTTCTCCAAAGCCTTTTATTTAAGAAGCTCTGCCCGACGTCGCTCTGCCTTACGCATGCTGTCTGTGTATGATCCCCACAATGCAGAACGCGTGGTTAGCGCCTATGGCGGAGGCGAGGCACGCACAGACTTTTCTGAACTACTCGCTGACGCGCTGTTCTGGGCACCGTCGGTTAGATTGGCGCAGTCGCACGCCTCCCAAGATGAAGATACCTGGATGTACCGCTTCGATTACGCCCCACAATCCATGCGGAAACTTGGCCTCGGCGCGATTCACTCTTTCGAACTCAACGCTGTCTTTGGCGATCATGAATCTTCTCGCTCCATGAACCTTGCGAAAATTGCCGGCGGCATGGATCATTTGGATAAAGTCACCGAACTTGTCCAAGAGCATTGGAAGCAATTCATCTACTTCGGCAGGCCCGGTGAAGAGTGGAAGGCTTACCGCGGCCGCAGCGATACCGAACCGGGCCGTGCTACATTTGTCATCGATATCAACTCCCGAATCGCGTGGGATCCACGCCAGGACAAACGCACGGCGTGGGAAAATTACGACATGCTCGAATGGGGCACAGGCCGCCCAGATCTAGCCAACGAACTTGATTTCATCGAGCCGGAAGAGACAGAAGAAGAGCAGCAATTGAAGTGGCTTAGCCTTATGCAGTTTTTTGGAAGTAGATAA
- a CDS encoding MFS transporter, protein MLTQKIELEAKPKIPEEIWVLVVAAFIIALGYGLIAPILPQFVVGFDVSFAAASAVVSIFAGARLLFAPMSGSLIDKIGSRRVYLTGLLTVAITTGLVALAQEYWQILLLRGIAGIGSTMFTVSAMGLIVKMAPVEIRGRCSSVYASSFLFGNIIGPVVGAAMSGLGMRWPFAIYGASVGLAALVVWWRMPKTNDSLRKADSNSVPALRFAEAIKDSAYRSALFSAFANGWSNFGVRVAVLPLFAAAAFSNGGAIAGFAMAAFAAGNALCLQFAGDLSDRIGRKPMIISGLIVNAVFTAMIGFGTEVWILITVSALAGAGAGLLNPSQQAVLADVIDSRPGGKVLANFQMAQDFGAIVGPILVGMIAEQAGFQIGFMLCGVISLLAAVAWIFGRETLPTAKVEQV, encoded by the coding sequence ATGTTAACTCAAAAAATAGAATTAGAGGCTAAACCAAAAATCCCAGAGGAGATCTGGGTGCTGGTTGTGGCTGCGTTTATTATTGCGCTGGGCTATGGCCTGATTGCGCCGATTTTGCCACAGTTTGTGGTCGGTTTTGATGTAAGTTTTGCAGCTGCCAGTGCGGTGGTGTCCATCTTTGCGGGCGCCCGGTTGTTGTTTGCGCCGATGTCGGGGAGTTTGATCGATAAGATCGGTTCCCGTCGTGTGTATCTCACTGGTTTACTCACCGTGGCTATCACCACGGGGCTTGTTGCGTTGGCGCAGGAATACTGGCAGATTCTGCTGCTTCGTGGCATCGCAGGTATTGGTTCCACCATGTTTACGGTCTCTGCCATGGGCCTGATCGTGAAGATGGCGCCGGTGGAGATCCGCGGGCGGTGTTCGTCGGTATATGCCAGTTCGTTCCTGTTTGGCAATATTATTGGCCCGGTTGTGGGTGCTGCGATGTCCGGTTTGGGCATGCGGTGGCCGTTCGCGATTTATGGTGCTTCCGTTGGCTTAGCTGCACTTGTTGTGTGGTGGCGGATGCCGAAAACCAACGATTCACTTCGGAAGGCTGATAGCAATAGTGTGCCGGCGTTGCGCTTTGCTGAGGCAATTAAGGATTCTGCCTACCGCTCGGCGTTGTTTAGTGCTTTTGCCAATGGTTGGTCGAACTTTGGTGTGCGTGTGGCGGTTCTTCCACTGTTTGCCGCAGCTGCATTTAGCAATGGCGGAGCTATTGCGGGTTTTGCCATGGCTGCGTTCGCCGCTGGAAATGCTTTGTGTCTGCAATTCGCGGGCGATCTCTCAGATCGCATTGGCCGTAAACCGATGATTATTTCCGGGCTGATCGTCAATGCAGTGTTCACGGCAATGATCGGATTCGGCACAGAAGTGTGGATCCTGATCACGGTATCTGCGTTGGCAGGTGCTGGTGCGGGCTTGCTTAATCCAAGTCAGCAGGCGGTGCTCGCTGATGTTATAGATTCCCGCCCCGGCGGAAAAGTCTTAGCGAATTTCCAAATGGCGCAGGATTTCGGTGCGATTGTTGGCCCGATTCTCGTAGGCATGATCGCAGAACAGGCAGGCTTCCAAATCGGATTCATGCTGTGTGGTGTGATCAGTTTGCTGGCTGCGGTCGCATGGATCTTCGGCCGGGAGACGCTGCCAACGGCGAAAGTCGAGCAGGTATAA